In Dyella terrae, one DNA window encodes the following:
- a CDS encoding MarR family winged helix-turn-helix transcriptional regulator, which produces MPELPVREVVLLRLLLSTGTAALEEVERCLKPYGMNDSDFRTLMMIYCSPGGRASPGELCDAAQQGPTNMTRIANVLVKLGFVTRSTSAEDRRRVELSITPSGRKFARKVLPGLFPRVLGAFANLTATEKKTLAHLLRRVAANIDNLTASDPRP; this is translated from the coding sequence GTGCCCGAACTGCCGGTGCGCGAAGTCGTGCTGTTGCGCCTGCTATTGAGCACCGGTACGGCCGCACTGGAAGAAGTCGAGCGCTGCCTTAAGCCCTACGGGATGAATGACAGCGATTTTCGCACGCTCATGATGATTTACTGCTCGCCCGGTGGTCGTGCCTCACCGGGTGAATTGTGCGATGCCGCGCAGCAGGGGCCGACAAACATGACCCGCATCGCGAACGTGCTGGTAAAACTTGGGTTTGTGACACGCTCGACCAGTGCCGAAGACCGGCGTCGCGTCGAACTGAGCATTACGCCGTCCGGCCGCAAATTCGCGCGCAAGGTTTTGCCCGGCTTATTCCCGCGTGTGCTGGGTGCGTTCGCCAATCTCACTGCCACCGAAAAAAAGACCCTGGCGCACCTCCTGCGCCGAGTCGCCGCCAACATCGACAACCTCACTGCATCGGATCCTCGTCCATGA